A genomic region of Triticum urartu cultivar G1812 unplaced genomic scaffold, Tu2.1 TuUngrouped_contig_4560, whole genome shotgun sequence contains the following coding sequences:
- the LOC125528003 gene encoding disease resistance protein RGA5-like: protein MAVSATSGVLNPLLGKLSRLLGEEYKKLTGVRKQASFLKDELSAMKALLDKMELMDKLDPSAKDWRDHIREMSYDMENCIDDFIHDIEGARAKKGFVRKMAQRLRRLGRRHQIANRIEELKVLAVEANARCKRYNIDACINLSPGPVVMDPRIPALYKEAAGLVGIDGPREELVTLLMDSQKKLKVVSIVGFGGLGKTTLAKQVYDEIGGQFDRKAFSSVSQRPDVKSLLIGLQLKLETGNSSHAYELQDIIDSLREGLKDKRYLIIVDDLWDQSTWNTIRCAFPDNTNGSRVMVTTRLDDVAATTCLSDRACIYSMKPLKEQDSRKLFFDRVFGSENVCPPQFKEISVEIFRKCGGLPLAIITIAGLLASHEARLLNEWENIKNSLGARSATKPTLEEMRGILNLSYVHLPVYLRPCFLYLGMYPEDREIERDDLVRQWIAEGFVCSLHRADLDDVGKSYFNELVNRSMIQPGRTSYGEVLSCRVHDMMLDLILSKSTEDNFISVAYNYEDMARLPSCKYKVRRLSFQSGVRSAKSEALATGMSQVRSYARFGESQYTPPLSQFKYLWVLVLEFPYNWEMTIDLTVIGCLFLLRYLHVLASSAVVALPEEIQGLVHLQTLVLYCKSTQSFPSDISCLANLFHLVLPRGGLPEGIKKMRSLRTLRCRYMFESSLEDIKGLGELTNLKELYLSTAGWECLTLEQENSLVSSIGMLRDLKRLSLKLERRCSDPDSQLDSLHDPPPRLEVLYLIDWELKRVPKWIGELYYLRILDLRVLHLSSDEVRILGELPSLVHVRIKVSDVSQDKVVVGTGLFPVLEHLWFEWVKDANAYLSFEAGAMPKVQTLTLQFRWREWRGATPIGMECLPCLQKIEVWTYRAGFFADVQAEVESAFKGAVSLHPRHPSVTCRPYVTFGSHPFD from the exons ATGGCAGTGAGTGCGACGTCGGGGGTGTTGAATCCGCTCCTCGGCAAACTCTCCAGGCTGCTCGGCGAAGAGTACAAGAAGCTCACAGGTGTGAGGAAGCAGGCATCTTTCCTCAAGGATGAGCTCAGCGCCATGAAAGCTCTCCTTGACAAGATGGAGCTCATGGACAAGCTTGATCCATCGGCCAAGGACTGGAGGGACCACATCAGGGAGATGTCCTATGATATGGAGAACTGCATCGACGACTTCATTCATGACATCGAAGGTGCCCGTGCAAAGAAAGGCTTCGTCAGAAAGATGGCTCAGCGCCTCAGGAGGCTTGGGAGGCGCCATCAGATCGCCAACCGCATCGAGGAGCTCAAGGTTCTTGCTGTGGAGGCCAATGCTCGGTGCAAGAGGTACAATATTGATGCTTGCATCAATTTGAGTCCTGGCCCTGTGGTTATGGATCCCCGGATCCCAGCGCTCTACAAGGAGGCAGCAGGCCTTGTTGGTATTGACGGCCCGAGAGAAGAGCTTGTCACTTTGCTGATGGATTCCCAGAAGAAACTCAAAGTGGTTTCCATCGTCGGGTTTGGAGGTTTGGGTAAAACCACGCTTGCCAAACAAGTGTATGATGAAATTGGAGGGCAGTTTGATCGCAAGGCATTTTCCTCGGTCTCCCAAAGGCCAGATGTGAAAAGCCTTCTTATTGGCCTACAATTAAAGCTTGAGACGGGGAATTCTTCTCATGCTTACGAGCTGCAAGATATTATTGACAGCCTTAGAGAAGGCCTCAAAGATAAAAG GTACTTAATTATAGTTGATGACCTGTGGGATCAGTCAACATGGAATACTATTAGGTGTGCCTTTCCAGACAATACTAATGGAAGTAGAGTAATGGTAACCACGCGATTGGATGACGTAGCTGCCACAACATGTTTGAGTGATCGTGCCTGCATTTACAGTATGAAGCCACTCAAAGAACAAGACTCAAGAAAATTATTTTTCGATAGAGTATTTGGGTCTGAAAATGTATGCCCACCACAGTTCAAAGAAATTTCGGTTGAAATTTTCAGGAAGTGTGGCGGTTTGCCACTTGCAATTATCACCATAGCTGGCCTATTAGCTAGCCATGAAGCAAGATTGTTGAATGAATGGGAGAACATAAAGAATTCTCTTGGTGCTAGGTCTGCTACAAAACCCACCTTGGAAGAAATGAGGGGTATTCTGAATCTTAGCTACGTGCATCTTCCTGTTTATCTTCGGCCATGTTTTTTGTATCTTGGCATGTATCCAGAAGACCGTGAGATTGAGAGGGATGATCTCGTTCGGCAATGGATAGCCGAAGGCTTTGTTTGTAGTTTGCACAGAGCGGATTTGGATGATGTTGGGAAAAGTTATTTCAACGAGCTTGTCAATAGAAGTATGATTCAGCCCGGAAGAACATCTTACGGGGAGGTACTTTCTTGTAGGGTGCATGATATGATGCTTGATTTGATCCTAAGCAAGAGTACAGAAGATAATTTTATCAGTGTAGCATATAACTATGAGGACATGGCAAGATTGCCCAGTTGTAAGTACAAGGTTCGTCGATTATCCTTCCAATCAGGTGTACGTAGTGCAAAGTCGGAGGCCCTTGCTACTGGCATGTCACAAGTTCGATCATACGCACGGTTTGGAGAGTCCCAATACACACCTCCCCTTTCACAGTTTAAGTATCTATGGGTGCTTGTCCTTGAGTTTCCTTATAATTGGGAAATGACAATCGACCTCACTGTAATTGGCTGTTTGTTTTTACTGAGATATTTGCATGTTTTAGCCTCATCAGCAGTCGTAGCGCTCCCGGAAGAAATCCAAGGTCTTGTGCATTTGCAAACTCTGGTGCTATATTGCAAGTCGACACAAAGCTTTCCTTCAGACATAAGTTGTTTGGCCAACTTGTTTCATCTGGTGCTTCCAAGGGGTGGACTGCCTGAAGGGATCAAGAAGATGAGATCACTCCGCACCCTGCGTTGTCGATACATGTTCGAGAGTTCACTGGAAGATATCAAAGGTCTTGGTGAGCTGACCAATCTGAAGGAATTGTACTTAAGCACGGCTGGATGGGAGTGTTTGACGTTGGAACAAGAGAATTCTTTGGTCTCCTCCATTGGAATGCTCCGAGACCTCAAGCGCCTCTCCCTCAAGTTGGAGCGTAGATGCAGTGATCCTGACAGCCAGCTAGACTCCTTACATGACCCGCCTCCCCGTCTCGAGGTACTCTATCTGATAGACTGGGAGCTCAAAAGAGTTCCCAAATGGATCGGTGAACTATATTACCTCCGGATCCTCGATCTGCGTGTGTTGCACCTGTCGAGTGATGAGGTTCGTATTCTTGGTGAGCTCCCCTCCCTCGTCCATGTCAGGATCAAAGTGTCGGATGTCTCCCAAGACAAGGTTGTGGTTGGCACGGGGTTGTTCCCAGTTCTGGAGCACTTGTGGTTTGAGTGGGTCAAAGATGCCAATGCGTATCTGAGTTTCGAGGCAGGAGCTATGCCCAAGGTACAAACACTCACACTGCAATTCAGATGGAGAGAGTGGAGAGGTGCTACACCAATCGGCATGGAGTGCCTGCCCTGCCTCCAGAAAATCGAAGTGTGGACATATCGAGCTGGTTTTTTCGCTGATGTACAAGCTGAAGTCGAGTCTGCCTTCAAGGGCGCCGTAAGTCTGCACCCAAGGCATCCCTCTGTTACTTGCCGTCCCTATGTTACTTTTGGTAGCCATCCATTCGATTGA